From the genome of Rhododendron vialii isolate Sample 1 chromosome 10a, ASM3025357v1:
AAGGAATCACTTTCCATGTTTTAACTAAATCATATAACTTCTCCAACCGAGACTTCCCATAAGGACAAATCACCTGATCCCATTTActtgccctttctctcctcaaACACATTgatttcatcatcttcttccttataCGATCAACCATATCCACCACGGGCAATTCACGCTCTTTCAATATCCATGAGTTAAAGCACTCAGCTAGACTAGAGGACATTGCTCCATAACGTTGCCCCGTTAAAAAAACATTTGCCCAACGCTCATTAGGCAACTCCGACAGAAAATGAACAACAGCTGCACCACCGTGTTTCAGCAAATTACCCATATGCTAATTAAACTTTGCCACAGTGGGAGCATAAGCACATTTTGAAAACACTCTGATCAAACTCTCTTTATACTTGACATTTGTGGACGCCAAAGCAGTACGCAAGTTACCCTTCAAATGATAGAGATAGTAAGCATGAAAGCTTGAAGGAAACACCTTAGCAATACCCTCTTTTATTCCTCTGTGACGGTCAGATATAAAATCAAAAACCCTTCTCTCTTCATCCAAAATACCATGCAACTTCTCCACAAACCAAAGCCAATTATCATTATTCTCAGAATCAACCACACCAAAGCACAATGGAAATAGAcctgagaaggaaaaaataattcagttacCAGTTCATACATATGGCAAAATCAGTTCTCACACTTCAGGAACCAGttctcataattttgaaaacagttctcatatttCTCATAGTGCATTATAGCCTATGTGAACTGTATGTTATATtcatatgagaattgtatatgtaATCTATTTCATACATGCATTACCATCTTTAGCTCAATCACACATCAAACATCCTATATGACTAtaagaaaccagttctcatagttcagacaccagttctcatagttctgaaaacagttctcatatttCTCATACTGCATTGTAGCCTATGTGAAATGAGTGTAAGTAGtcatatgagaattgtatatgtgATCTATTTCATACCTGCATTACCATCTTTAGCTGAAGCAGACATCAAGCATCCCATATGCCTTGCCTTCAAGAACGTTGCGTCAACGGATAAAACAGGCCTGCAGTGCTTAAATCCTTGTACACATGCATCAAATGCtacaaacaacctcaaacaacgattTGTGTTTTGATCCCACTCAACATCAAAAACACTTCTAGGATCCGAATTCAGAACAACATTACAATACCATTGAAGTTGATTAAAAGAATCTGAATAATCTCCAAATGCACTTGACTTGGCTTTCTGGACAGCTAACCAAGCACGATTATATGACACATCCACCCCATAATACTCCttcaaatcatcaacaacatcaACAGGACGTTTCTTTTAACTTGTCTCGAACATCATCCTTTATCAATTGACTAATCAGAGATGAATTAGCATGACAGTTCTTTGTCGTACGCCCAGCAACACCACAACAATGAACATTATAATACCTTTTGATGTAAAAGCAACCACTGACCTTGTCAAGTCTAGCATGGATATTCCACTTGCAAGATTTTACCTTACAAACTGCAGTCACTCTCTCTGTTTCATTCTTTACAAAGTCAAACTCAAAAGAATGAACAATTGAATATTTCCGCAATGCATCACGAAAACCTTCCGAACCCCCGACAAACAACTGACCAACACTTTTAATAAGCTCTTTCCACGGGTCGGACAACCTTGGCCGATGCTGATGTGGGCAAAACATAGCTCCCAAATCATCTTCTTTACCTACATATTCCATTGATTCCAACCGACAGTCGACTAACCCTTGCCCACTGAAACAAATGCCCTTACTAGTGCTAGCACCACCACTATCGAAAACCCCACTACTATTAGCACCAACATCAACACCACACCCACTAATACCACTATCAAAACCACGACTATCTACTACTGTAACTTCAATGTAATTCAATCCAATACTATCAGCTACAGCAAACATCACCTCCAAATCTTCATCATTATATAACATGGTACTAGCATGATCACGTATAGCATAAAAGAGTTGCAATGAGTGTCTTCTCAACTCACTAAACTTGCCACACAATATCTTCATAAAATCTCCAATTCTCGACGACCGAGACAACTTTATTCCAACACACAATCCATTgtatttacaaaacaaaatcaacgatTTCTCCGtttccctaacaaaaaaacaaacaattcacacaaaggaaaatgacacaattctcataaaccaACACAGTTCTCCTATAAAAAACACAGTTCTTATATAAATAAACACAGTTCTCATtttaaaaacacaattctcataaacacTTATCatgcaaaaaacacaaaaagacaGTTCACATCAAAAtctaacaaacaaacacaatgaTAGTTCAAGCTAGGCCTCAATCTAACAACAAAAACgacatttaaataataaaaatatgaaaataatcacaaaaacagtaaaaaaaatcaaaatctaacAACATAAACGACAATTAAACAGTTCTCGTgcaaaatacacaaaacgacAATTCACATCAAATTCATATGAGAACTATagttcagaaaccagttctcatagttcaaaAACTAGGtctcatagttcagaaaccagttctcatagttcataaaacagttctcatagttcagacacCAGCTCTCGTAATTcagaaaacagttctcatagatctaaaaacagttctcatatatcaaaacaatcacataaacactgaaaaataaacaaatctaCCAACAAAAACGACATTAAATACCTCATCTGCTCGACTCCATCAACCTGCATCTCCTCACGCACCACAAAGCTACAACGAATCACAAGCGCTCGaaaccactcccgagcgctcgagacctctcccagtgccaaTGGGGGAAAAAGATTcacactatccatgcaagccatcattgcaccggctgaggtgagtcaacactcaacctcagtcagagaagagatcagctgaagatttctttctttaaaaaaggggtttatttcaaaaatcacttgattttcaaaaccatgggttatatcccctatatatataccataTCTTGCAGCTGAAAGGGACAcgaaaattttctctctctaaactcttcttcttccctctttcttgttCAAAGGAAAAGGTCTCGAAAACAAAACTTCTTGCCCTACTTcaaaggtcttttttttttcatcaaagaacaaaaaagggGGCAAGGAATCCAGGGCATTCTCAGTTTCTGGTCTTTCACAACTATCCAAGGAGCAAAATGTCAAATAAaggtagaaacatttctatcattggttcaaatcaagaggttgttctcccttctgaggggggtctctcagcctgtcccagtccttaatactggtgcatggttgggagaccttagtgaaaaaagcaagagcaaataGTCCACGAATGATGTTTTCTCAAAATctctactggaaacactctggAGTGCTCCAGagtggtcctgagcgctcgggactgtttccagtcccatgcatggtattttggtaagcagtaggctgGGATGAGATGCACTCTcaaacaaaatggttttattctggtaTGCAGACACataagatcatttttcctaaagcACAAATGTTCCTTACAAatttcaagtaagaacaaagttttcctaagttaaaaacaagatcttctcttgttaaaaactcaGATAAAGATGTTTTTATGATGATGCAGTGCCAATTTTTTCGTTCGAGAGTGGgctggcatgcagctcactcccaagcgctcggatCCATTCCgaagcgctcaggagtgcatGCGTGCTATTGCGTTTCATTTTCCCAGCCTTCTGTGTTTTccgagcttctgcatgcatagaTGTGCATatttgctcttttaaaattgtagatccgttcgtgtaatggcaatgatacatgacttgaaaacttgaggtcctatctcagtttttcaagtcctctgctaaGCCAGTGGTCTGTGTGACagcatttcattttgcagtcttcaCATTATATTCTGTCAGTACTAACAAAAAGTGCAGGtgagggttcagacactcccaagcgctcaagagtgctcttgagcgctcgagagtgaagccagtgagcagtaTTTCATTTATTGCTATCTCGCTGTCTTTCATCGCATAATCACCCTCCCATACACATGCACCAGTGTAcaccgttatttggcatcctatttgagactaacaaactctgcaggatttggtcagtagcACTCCCAAGCActcgagagtactctcaagcgctcgagagttgatccagtagcagtttatacagctttgccatcatgcatgtgtccatcatcatttcatcactccttgtacataagcaccagcatacaccttctatttgccatacctgtggatacctgctacatgtttaacgaaacaaaatccatttgaaaaatcccacgaacgtttagtagagaccgacatcgcgtcgggcaaggggggtgccgtaaaacccttcccccctcgtaacatggcttccgaaccgtcgaatgatctctggttttcaattcaaatcaatcaattttcaaatcaaaaacagtttctcgggtggcgaaccataaatccgggtggcgactcttcaaatttttcaaatcgattcgatggagcggtatgtgtttttcgggctgccccgatctcacccggggctgtggtagcccacaaaCATCAATCGCTCAAGCTAGACATCAATCGTTCTCTCTATCGCGATCTCTCCCTAAATCtcgatatctctctctctctctcgagatcGCTCTCACGATCGCTGTAAcagccctgaattttggtcagtaaaaatttcgttaaatatttgaattttatttgaattacttattttctcttgagtggctatatgatttcttgttaattttcgtcgtagttaaattttggtctcgactagaaaccctacttgaccaatttagttagtttctaaccgactggtcggaggaaccgagcaacctaactcacctagttactagttgaaccttttggaccttttgaacctcttgaaccttttgcttttatccattggtccataatggttagggtaatttttgtccattggataataagcttttgactaaaagtacatgtagtcttttcaaaatcttattttaaagtataaaagtacttgtactcttttgtccattggttattacatgctagggaaattattatccattgggtaatagcccaaatcttccaacaaagtataaagtttgtttaaaataatcaagatttggattcccatgtacttttatgcattaaactattgaggtatatctaaaccctagatttccaaagtactttatttattaaactagtacttgtactctattataaactaatggggggaatcctagcctttttatttaattggggtacttggtaccacacctatatttaaatatagggcttttgtcacatgctttaaaggactttgattattttaatataaaaatttccttttaccttttgtccattggacaataaaagttagggaatttattgtccattgggtaataggttgttctttcaactaagtacatgggtttattaaacaagtctttttcttaaaccccatgtgataaagtacatattattttattataaaagtaattagtagcctttaaagcctaagattttcctaagtactcttttattattttatattggggttttgaacccaattggattaatttattggggagttgatcttcctagagtacatttgtacactagtttatttatttaaatgggacatgtgcctaaattggatttctttattggatatttgattttgtaaatcttgtactttgtaggGAGGTGTTCCCGAGCAGAGACATTTAGtcgccgaacacgtgatgtttaggagtGCAAGGTGAATACGACGGGATtcatcgccgggcagtatggtgaacggaAGTACGGATCAGTAGCATGGAAAGTCATTGATCTGTGAAGTCTGTTCGACTAGTTAAAGGTCAATGGCAAGTGAAGCCAGTGGCGTGAAACTAAGCTGTTCGGCACATAGTGACATTCTTATTACTGCTTGGACCAGATTACatatgaagtcattggtccaggcagcCTGATCGGCAACGAGATtgccaaacaaggaaacaaccccaaattaattgttgaaacatggggaacattctggaagaatccagagtGTTGTTATTCcattaaaggaataagatcccatgaataaaggatctgagaaagatacccaatgagaatgggatgttcggccagtaaaggaaaggaatcctaaaaaggactcttttccattaaactgataaaggaaacgagagtCCTTGATATccttggtttcctatacgagttgggagtcctatggaaacagggatgcttgggaaACAAGCATACACaagatctataaatatgaggtgaacctagaggaaagaggtacgcaatagactgcattattattgctttcctactgataattagggtttttgttcttagtacgtgatactaacaaaggcatcggagggcctttgccacgagaggcaaaggtgcactcaccccctgtctattttgcagattagggttcagacgtcgagctagggttccggtgaagaggcacgaataagccgttgcaatccagttgaaccgagccatcaattgttttcatccccctacaattggcgccgtctgtgggaaacgaacagatttttttgaagaaagtaATCATGACGGAAGAAAATCCAGTCAcaccgtttagtccaaaggaccagttgggtggaggaagagataaatctccaccaggtgctccgagaaagcccactggtagacatgacagagaaaactccaaagaaaaaggagacaaaactgctactggttCCACAAGAAGGAGCAAGTCTCATCGACGAGAGGAGTCAGATACTCGTTCAAAGAGTATACACAACGATGATGACgtccttgataaaaaaagaagagaaatcgaggaatatgctcgtttaataagaaaacgagagtacgagatacgagAGTTGCAGAAGGTACGAGAGCACCCCgaggattctggactctctcgacGGAATTCCCAAAGGGACGGACGGGCCCTGGTGATTCATGAACAGACTCATTCACGCAGAAGGGGGAgtagaagtcctgttatagggcgtcataaggcttctccacgaaaaaggggaagaagaagtagaagccgaacaccagagaaaaagacttcttcacgaaaaaggagaagcagagatcgaagctctacccccgaggaagaggatacgagaaagcatcatcgagacaggtacgagagacctgatgctgattgggccgaAGCTTCAGCCCacaatttgaaggaaaaagaggatgggacaatgactgcacgagaagcagcacgcaaggccctgagtaatattgcggcctccccctttacaaggaggctacaagaagcgagattgccgagcagagtgaagcacggggcgttcgtactttacgagacaaatacggatcccgtggctcacatacagcattatcaacaggccatgtttatgcatgagggggatgattccatcttgtgcaagatgtttccctctagtcttggcaaagtggctttgtcctggtttcataaactggccccacgatccatacgaggatggaggcagttggcagaggaattcactgctcggttcttgacaagcagaaaagccccgaagacttttgaaagtctttccaccatgaagcaggaggagaacgaacagatcagggattatgcaaagaagtactgggagacttttaacgagattgaaagttgtagtgaggagtacgcaattgcaacattcaaaactggtttacctgttcggggagagctgcgccgttcattgaataaacatccggtagccaccctggctaaattgatggaacggatagaacaacatgccagaatggaggatgatatACTCCGTGAGGACGGCAGAATAATTGctgaacagccaaaggcacctgctAAAAAGGTGGAGAAGCCAGAACCCAAGACTTACAGAGATAGAAAGGAATACGGGCAGAATAAGAAGGAGTCATACAAAGAAAAGCAAGCTCCAGAccctaaatccttcttttctatcactacagtttggaaggagccaatttacaggattctttatcgaataaagaatcaaccatatttcaaatggcctccgaGTCTAggaggagacaaagatgcaaaacgtgctacgaatcagcactgcagttatcataaggattggggccatatgacagaagattgtgagacatataaaaggcaccttgatgatttagtctctcggggctatcttaaggaatttatccaggaggaccctaaagagaaagggaaagccatggagttgggttacgaacaaaaccctaaaggcgtcatccatatgatacatggattggccacaccttacacgagaagtgaggttaggctatttcagaggcaagtcaagcatgatcagcatgtgatgcggttgggaaacaagagggggcgagagactgatgtatgcaaagagagcatggcattcagtgatgaggatttgggggaggtccaaataccccacaatgatgcattggtcgtaaccctacgagttggggaatacgacatcgaaagaattctagtggactcggggagctgtacagaggtattgtactacgatgcattcaagaagatgGGGCTGGcacaatcagacttagaacagtctacaacgcctcttattgggttcggtgcaggagcagtttggccccttggaaaagtgacattacctgttcgggccggatcagtggtgctaagaacggactttttagtggtcgatgtcccttcttcctataacgcgattatagggaggacatggttgcataagatgagagcagtctcctcgacttatcaccagatggtaaaattcccaggatcaaatgggattgaagttcttaaaggcaaccagaaggtggcgcAACAATGCttaatttccatcatcaaaacagccccaaaagtCCACCATATTCATACActggaagtaccagatcaaccaaccatcgaagatgttggaagaagcccggctgaaaaagtggtagagggcttggagaagattcagatcaacgagattgatcctgaaagatattttttggttggggaatcactaccaatAGATGAAAAGGCCGAATCGGTAAAATTCTTGAAAGagcatattgatgtttttgcatgggtgcctgaggaaatgcctggggtggatgcagatgtgatctgtcaccatctAAACATCGACCcacagcacaagccgatcattcagaagaaacgaagggcagccgtgcagcatgtagatgcagtgattgaggaggtagatcgtttgttggaagccaaagcaatacgagaagtctattaccccgagtggttatccaacactgttgtagtaaagaagaagaatggaaagtggcgtgtctgtgtggacttcacagacctaaacaaagcgtgtcctaaggatagttttcctttgcccaggattgaccagttggttgatgcaacctctggttacgagcgaatgagttttctcgatgcatatcgaggatatcatcagattgctatgtttgaacctgatcaagagaagacttccttcatcacacctcgaggattatactgctacagtgtcatgccgtttggactgaagaatgctggggctacataccaaagacttgcaaccatcatgttcaaaaatctcattgggaaaactttagaagtttacattgacgatatggtggtgaaaagtcgagaaaaaggagggcatatcacTGATTTAAGAGAAGTCTTTgacattttgaggaaatacaagttgaaactcaacgcctcgaagtgtgcgttcggagttggttcaggaaagttcttgggccatttggtaaccataagggggatagaggcaaatcccgaacaaattgatgctttgcagagattacagagtcccaaaactaccaaggaagtccagaggctgacaggaatggcagcagcattgaacagattcatcagcaggtcaagtgacaagtgcagacccttttttcagttactgaaaaagagggagggatttgaatggggagctgaatgtgagcaggccttccaagacctgaaaaagtacttggccgaacccccattattgtcaactccacagccaggtgagtccttaattctgtatttagctgtttccgagcacgcagttagtgcagtcttattgagggatttggggatcgagcaaatccccatttattatgttagcaagacattattggatgcagagacgagatatctgccattagaaaaacttgtcctggcacttaggacagcaactaggaaattgccacactacttccaaagccataaggttgtgattcataccgagtatccattaaaatcactgcttcgaaaggcagatttctcgggaaggatctcgacatggtctgtGGAGCTGAGCCAGtatgatctcgaatatcagccacgaacagcaattaaaggccaagtgttggctgattttgtggcagagttttcccccactgtagctcccttgcctcctacgagaaaggagcaggcggctaacacatcatccttgaaggatcaaccttttgccgaacaggatcctaaagaatggaagctattcgttgatggatcagcatgtaatactggttctggaattggaattgtcctttttcctcctcaaggagttctgattgaactctctgttcggcttggatttagtgcatccaataatgtggctgaatatgaagcactcttggcaggactGAGAAGTGCGAAAAACCTTAAAGCAGAGCGGgtaagggtgtattgtgattcccagcttgttgtgaatcaactgtccggcgagtacgagactcgaaatgaaaagatggtggcctacgtgcaggcagccaaggacctgcttgataccttcgagagggtatatattgagcaaataagttcaggacagaatgctcatgcggaTTCCTTAGCATGGTTGGCTGCGGCTGTTcctactgagttcaaaaggaaggtagcagttgaatatctgaatgagccgagcattggaagg
Proteins encoded in this window:
- the LOC131302950 gene encoding uncharacterized protein LOC131302950, whose product is MACMDSVNLFPPLALGEVSSAREWFRALVIRCSFVVREEMQVDGVEQMRETEKSLILFCKYNGLCVGIKLSRSSRIGDFMKILCGKFSELRRHSLQLFYAIRDHASTMLYNDEDLEVMFAVADSIGLNYIEVTVVDSRGFDSGISGCGVDVGANSSGVFDSGGASTSKGICFSGQGLVDCRLESMEYVGKEDDLGAMFCPHQHRPRLSDPWKELIKSVGQLFVGGSEGFRDALRKYSIVHSFEFDFVKNETERVTAVCKVKSCKWNIHARLDKEYYGVDVSYNRAWLAVQKAKSSAFGDYSDSFNQLQWYCNVVLNSDPRSVFDVEWDQNTNRCLRLFVAFDACVQGFKHCRPVLSVDATFLKARHMGCLMSASAKDGNAGLFPLCFGVVDSENNDNWLWFVEKLHGILDEERRVFDFISDRHRGIKEGIAKVFPSSFHAYYLYHLKGNLRTALASTNVKYKESLIRVFSKCAYAPTVAKFN